One window from the genome of Cucumis melo cultivar AY chromosome 10, USDA_Cmelo_AY_1.0, whole genome shotgun sequence encodes:
- the LOC103495174 gene encoding probable O-methyltransferase 3 produces MEPLVAGDELLEAQAHIWNHMAAFVNSMSLKCAIQLGIPNAIHRHGSNPMPLSLLVSSLHLHPTKTQSLYRLMRLLSHSGFFVLQKEDEEEEEGYMLTKSSRLLVEDNPCSVTPLIHALLHPKLVEPWQFFSALFQTDDGVPVFKTAHGMPFWEYMENNPKDGEIFNAGMASDARLVMSLLLEKHKYVFEGIESLVDVGGGTGTVAKAIPKVFPQIECTSFDLPQVVANLNHNNPPNFKYVEGDMFKHIPSADAILLKWILHEDFGEEQRSNYKETLKRWWTLKRTQSKLNYCVTYS; encoded by the exons ATGGAGCCATTAGTTGCAGGAGATGAGTTGCTGGAAGCTCAAGCTCACATATGGAACCACATGGCAGCCTTTGTAAACTCAATGTCTCTCAAATGCGCGATTCAACTCGGGATTCCCAACGCCATCCATCGACATGGCTCCAACCCTATGCCTCTCTCTCTTCTTGTATCTTCCCTTCATCTTCATCCTACTAAAACCCAATCCTTATACCGTTTGATGCGTTTATTGAGTCACTCTGGGTTCTTTGTTCTacaaaaagaagatgaagaagaagaagaaggatatATGCTTACCAAGTCATCCCGCCTTCTTGTTGAAGACAACCCTTGTAGTGTAACTCCTCTAATACATGCACTGCTCCATCCAAAACTCGTAGAGCCATGGCAATTCTTCTCGGCCTTGTTTCAAACTGACGATGGAGTGCCAGTTTTTAAGACAGCTCATGGAATGCCTTTTTGGGAGTACATGGAAAATAATCCAAAAGACGGGGAGATTTTTAACGCTGGCATGGCAAGTGATGCGAGGTTGGTGATGAGTTTGTTATTGGaaaaacataaatatgtttTTGAGGGAATCGAGTCTTTGGTTGATGTTGGTGGTGGGACTGGAACTGTGGCCAAAGCCATTCCAAAGGTTTTTCCACAAATTGAATGCACTTCATTTGATCTTCCCCAAGTTGTGGCTAACTTGAATCACAATAATCCACCAAACTTCAAATATGTTGAAGGTGATATGTTTAAACATATTCCTTCTGCTGATGCTATTCTCTTGAAG TGGATATTACATGAAGATTTTGGAGAAGAGCAAAGAAGCAATTACAAGGAAACCCTAAAAAGGTGGTGGACCCTAAAAAGGACACAATCAAAACTCAACTACTGTGTGACATATTCATGA
- the LOC127151200 gene encoding probable serine/threonine-protein kinase PBL19 — protein MGCFFNLHRKTKIKRGGDSVKELNRSNKADRKPTNRGIEALETLPTPRSIPELYKEKEHTLRVFTFEELKIATNGFSRLLRIGEGGFGSVYRGQIRLEGDQGEEIIVAIKRLKSNSSQGHKQWLAEVQFLGVVSHPNLVKLLGYCSEDGERGIQRLLVYEFMSNGSLEDHLFSRSRILLTWKTRLQIILGAAQGLAYLHEGLEVQVIYRDFKSSNVLLDEEFSPKLSDFGLAREGPTGDHTHVSTAVVGTYGYAAPEYVVTGHLTMQSDIWSFGVVLYEILTGRRTLERNRPTGEQKLMDKF, from the exons ATGGGTTGTTTCTTCAATTTACATCGCAAAACCAAGATTAAGAGAGGGGGAGATTCGGTGAAGGAACTTAATCGAAGTAATAAAGCGGATCGTAAACCTACCAATCGAGGGATTGAAGCACTGGAAACTTTGCCTACGCCCCGGAGTATACCTGAGTTGTACAAAGAAAAAGAGCATACTCTGAGAGTTTTCACTTTTGAAGAGCTCAAAATTGCGACTAATGGGTTCAGCAGGTTGCTTAGGATTGGAGAAGGTGGATTTGGGAGCGTATATAGGGGGCAGATTAGGCTTGAAGGTGATCAGGGAGAGGAAATTATAGTTGCTATCAAGCGACTTAAGTCAAATAGCTCACAG GGTCACAAACAATGGCTTGCAGAAGTTCAATTTCTTGGTGTTGTTAGTCATCCAAATCTGGTAAAACTTTTGGGATATTGTTCAGAAGATGGAGAAAGAGGGATCCAACGACTGTTGGTCTATGAATTCATGTCTAATGGAAGCTTAGAAGATCATCTCTTTAGCAGGAGTAGGATTCTTTTGACTTGGAAAACTAGGCTACAGATTATCCTTGGTGCAGCTCAAGGATTAGCTTATTTACATGAAGGATTAGAAGTCCAG GTGATTTATCGCGACTTCAAATCATCAAATGTACTATTGGATGAAGAATTCTCTCCTAAACTTTCGGATTTTGGGCTTGCTAGAGAAGGACCAACTGGTGATCACACACATGTGTCCACTGCA GTGGTTGGGACATATGGATATGCAGCACCTGAGTATGTCGTCACAGGACATCTAACAATGCAAAGTGACATATGGAGTTTTGGAGTAGTGTTGTATGAGATCCTAACAGGCAGGCGAACTCTTGAAAGAAACCGCCCAACTGGAGAGCAAAAGCTAATGGATAAGTTTTGA
- the LOC127151201 gene encoding nicotinamide adenine dinucleotide transporter 1, chloroplastic-like: MGITLKFNRDSPLSQTELLFICPFLSLRIHYGVGKSSYVCHKKTFCLHYFMGTIHRCVLLLQQVSHGAIQFTVYEELRKVIANSRSKGTRVDAQSSGELLNSGDYAVLGGTSKIAAMLLTYPFQVIRARLLQFRKRNVKPLLHLVPVSNINNCLKKHFRDL; this comes from the exons ATGGGCATTACTCTAAAGTTTAACCGAGATTCACCATTATCCCAAACTGAACTACTGTTCATTTGTCCTTTTCTCTCTTTGAGGATTCATTATGGAGTGGGAAAGAGTTCGTACGTTTGTCATAAAAAGACATTCTGTTTACACTATTTCATGGGAACAATTCATAGATGTGTTTTGTTGCTACAACAGGTTTCTCATGGTGCCATTCAATTTACAGTCTATGAAGAACTCCGTAAAGTTATTGCCAACTCAAGGTCTAAAGGGACCAGAGTCGATGCTCAAAGTTCCGGGGAATTACTG AATTCCGGTGATTATGCTGTTCTTGGAGGAACTTCTAAAATTGCTGCCATGCTTTTGACATACCCATTTCAA GTTATTCGAGCTCGGTTGCTACAGTTCAGGAAGAGGAATGTCAAGCCCTTGCTGCATTTGGTGCCTGTTTCCAATATTAATAAttgtttgaagaagcattttcgagacctttaa